Genomic window (Onychomys torridus chromosome 5, mOncTor1.1, whole genome shotgun sequence):
TCGGCCTCCTCCAGCCACGCCTGCAGGATGGGCTTAAGCGCGATCATGTTGTTGTGCGACAGCGTGAGAGACTCGAACCTGCAGATGGTGCTCTGGCTGAGCGAGCCCACTCCTGGGATCTTGAGGTTAGCCAGTGCCGAACCTACATCTGCCTGGGTCACTCCCAGCTTGATGCGTCGCTGCTTGAAGCGCTCGGCGAACGCCTCCAGGTCCCGCGGGTCCGCATCCACGTCGCTCATGCAGCCCATGTGCGAGGGCAGCCCGTGCGCGTGGGCCATGCTCAGGGCTGCTTGGTGCATGGGGTTCATGGTGGCCATGTGCGGTGCATGAGCCGGAGTGGACACCACGGTTCCGTCTGGGCCCGCCATGGCTCCCAGGGCCAGCCCGGGGCTCAGGTGCTCCAGCAGCTCGCCCTCCAGAGCCTGGTgcggctggtggtggtggtggtgatggtggtggtggtggtggtgggtgcctGCCAGCGCAGACGGGTGCGAGATGGGCACAGATGATGAGGAGGCTGCCGACGTGCATGGGATGGTGTTCATGGTGTGATAAGTGGCGTCCGGCTTGAAGGGACTGTGGTGGggcggatggtggtggtggctcttACTTTGGGAGACGATGTCCACGGCGGCCAAAGCCTCGGCACGGGCCAGCAGACTCTCATCCAGCCCGCCGAATATATTGCTCTGCAATTGTAAGTAGAAGGCACACATTACGCTCAGCTGGGAATTGTGCGCGCGCTCTCCGGAAGCGCCGGCCCAGAGCTCGCCACCGCCACCGCGCCTACAACATTCCCAGAacgttaaaataataataacgaCAATGATCCTGAAACTCAGCagtgaggagagaaggaaagcctCCGCGAGGAGCCAAGGTGCAGGGGGAGGAAAGTGAACCgcagaaaacacaacacaacataaCACGCGCACAAGCAGCATCCCAGGtcataaaaattaatatgaaaggCAAGACCCGCTGAATACTTAAGAGAGGGGGATTGGTTGGAGGTGTGGGGTGATTTGCTGTGCAGACATGAAAAAAACATCAAGCAGATAAAGGGGGCTGTCAAAATGTGCCTTTAAGCGGTGATTATGCAGACATACGCACCGGTGGGGTTGGAAGACAAGCTCTCCGCATCGCCTCGgagcccccgccgccgccgccgccgctgccgctgctgctggaACTGCTGCTCCGGCCTCCGCCGCctccgccaccgccgccgccgccgcccgcgtTGCTGGAGCTGCTGGGGGAACTCGCCGAGGGCGCAGCGGACGCAGAGGAGCCCGGGGAGGCGCTATGCAGCGCCGAGTACTTGGGCTCCACGTGCAGGCTGCCCGCGTGCGGCATGCTGAACGCCTGCTTGCTGTTTAGggacatcatcatcatcctccCTTGCGCGGCGCGCTGGTTGCTGGCACGCACTGGCCCCAGCTACCCGGACCCTCCGGAGAAGTGACCGGCGGGAGCAGTAGAGGAGACAGCACTACAAAGTTGTGCTCAGCCGCCTCGGTCCCGGAGCTAGCTTGGCTCCTGCGTCGCCTGCTGGGTCTGTCGGAGCTGTTGCCCTGCTCCGGTTGGCGCAGGCTTCAGACCTCAGCGCCCCAAAGTGCCCCAGCTCGTCGAGGCCGTGGAATTATAGTCCCCTCTTCCCCCGCCTGCTCCCCCCGCCcgccctcccccctccttttctcctccgcCCTCCTCTGCCAGGAAACACTGGCTCTGGGTGGGTTTCTGCTTGCCCTAGCTCTCCCTCGGCTCCCCCCGGGCTCGGATCCTTTCAATTCTCCCAGTACCAGCCCCGCTGGCTCCACTACAGGACCGCTGCCTTCTGCCCTAGCACGCGCTCTGCTGTTGCCACCCCTGCGCCTACAACTCCTGCTTCCAATCGCACCCCAGTTCAACCTCACACAACTGGGCAGGTCGATGCTTCAGTCACTCTGCAGTGACAGTCACCTGAGTGCCAGCCTCCGCCCCTCCCGCTGCTTCTGCCAGATTTCCGCCTCCTTAGGAAAAGAAACTCCCCTCAGAAGTTGCGTTCCAAGTCAGCCTTGGACGCTACTGTCCCTGGACTGTGCGGTGCTCCTTACCTGGCGACCTGCTCTCCTGCCCCCTGCTTACCACTGCTTACCACCCAGTTTCAGGGACCCTCCCCTCCCGGCAGCTCCAGTGACCCCGATTCCCCAGCTGCCGGCCACTGCTGAGGATCTGCTGCTAACTCCggtcctctgctctgctctgagcTCCGATCTTGATACGTGATGAGGTCAGCCCCTAGCTTCGCGCCCCGCCACCCGCCGGGTGGCTAGTGCAGAAAGACGTGAATCTGCCGGGCTGCAGGGCTTTCTCTCCCTCGATTTCCCTCAGCTCTCAGCGGATTGGACAGCCGCACAGCCCGCTCGGGTCGTCTGTGCGCATGCGACTCCCCCCTTTATGGGCATATCCCCCTCCAACACGTGCACACAttcctcccccccacacacacccttttctctttttccacctcTTCCGTATGTCCAGTACAGGGTAAGTTGGGACTTGGGTGGATCCCCTGGCAAACCCAGACTCTGGATTTATTATTCTTCATTAGCTACAATCAAAGGAAAAGGAGCAACTGACAGGAAGAGAAGGGCCAGAAATACAGAGCGCATGTGCTCCATTGCTACcgccacaacacacacacacacacacacacacacacacacacacacacacacaccctcagggGCTGGCATAAGCCCCACTTATCTTCATTTCCACAGTCGCTGCGTGCAGAGACTATTTTTAGCTTGCACTTTGCTCGCACTTTTGTGCTAGTGCATACCACTTTTCCTGGAAGTGGACACACACTCTGTGTTCCAGTTGCAAAAGCAAACAGTGTGGCCCCCTCCCCAGTCCCATCTCCCAAACACAACCTATTTCCTTCATGTTTCCATCCTTCCTCTACTTCCTATGATGTTTGGGGGTAATCTTGCCTCCACAGAGCACGGAAGACACTGGGTGCAGATACGGATGAGAACCTGCCGGTGGCGGATCTAGGACAGGGGTGGCCCGAAGCAGGTGCAGAAGCTGGGAGCTTGGGAAGAAGAGCAGGTGCGAGAGCAGGCGGCAGGCCTAAGAGGCATTGGTGCACGCTAGAACAGAGACAAAGTGCAGGGCAAGCGCGGAAAGGAGCCCTCTGGGAGTCCGCACCCGGAAGCCCTGCGGCGGTAGCGGCAAGCAGGGAACCGTCAGTCCTCGCTGGACCTCATCCAGGCCGGAGCTGGCCGGTTCAAGTTGGGAAAGTACGagttccagaaggaaaaaaaaaaaaaaaaagcctcagcaTTGACCGCGCGGTGGGCTCTGTCCGTGGTGCTTAAATCTCTGCAGCTTTTCTTCTCTAGTCTGGAGCCCGCctttctcttccccccccccccccccccgtgtaaaggaaaataataaacagTAGCCAAGGGGAAGCCTGGGCGCGGGACTCGGAAAGGGGGGTGCTGACAGGAAGGAACGGGGCTGTGCAAGACTTCAAGTAAGTGCTTCGGTGTTTAATTTCTACCTCAACAGCCAAGGTAATtttcaaggaaataaataaataaataaataacattgtaCAGTTCTCACTGTCTCAAGCTtggcaaaatgaaataaatcagagGTAAAAGCTTGAGTATCATTTAATTATAGTGCGAATAACGCTTTGAAAGAAGTAGAGCAGTATCTCTAAACAAATTATGACCCAGCCAGGAAGGAATTATTAGATTGAAATTTCATTTAGGCTCGGGAGACACCAAGCTTCACTGTGTAATCTGCTATGCCTCATCTGATTTGTATGCTTAATTCAGCTTGACGAATTTATTAGTTTTCATAATAGTGAAAAAATGAGCAGCACTGTGGCCTGATGCATTGTGTGTACTATAAATTGTATGTCATCGTGGAAACGCTCTAGCCTATAGAAATCTTTTATTAATGTCAGTATAGGAGAGAGAATTTTTGTGCATGCCTTAGAAAGAGGTCCATGCCCAACTCCAATGCCAATGTGTCTCACTGGTCCATTAACATATCATCATACTAATTAGACCACTTCATCAGTGATATAATTTCAAACTTCAAATTATGTTCTAATTAACAAGGGTTGTCCAATTTGCTTAATCTTCAAAAGGCTTTGCATGGCTTAATTAGTATAAACTGTTGAGCATCTCTAAAGCCTAATAAGAATCCATGAAAATATGTGGGTGTGTTTTCTGCCAGTGTTGAGTGAAAAGGAAGGACTGCTTGGCCAAAGAAATGTTGAGCGGAGtagaaaataacaggaaaataaatgttttcatccACCTAGTTCCCCTAGATTGTTACAGAAGTGATTACAGAAAAAGTCTGTGGTATTTCAACTCCTAAATagtgtttatgtgtataaataaagGCACAAAGATACCAAGGAGAAACCCACATGGGGAAAGAATTCTTCTCTTTCATTAGGTGTTTAATTAGATGTAAAAAGCAACCCTGAGGAGTTGCCCAAACACTATTGTGGCAACAGTCTGCTGAACTTGAATTGCAAAATCAAACATTTGGGGTGTTTTGAACCTCTCCTTGTCCCTCCTCTTCCATTGAGCTTAATCACTTGTATAGTTGTTTTAATGTATGTTGTCACCTGGGAGTATTGAGAAATGCATATCGTTAATGTGAATTAATCTTGATTTTAATACCAACTGACAAATGATCTCTAAAATGCTAAACACTTGTCACCAGTTTATATGGTAAATAAGGTAGTGTAATAAATTCATGAAATAGAGAGGATATGTTGAACTAACTGGACAAACTTTGTTTGCTATGGAATTTATTGATTGAACTATTTCTTTGAGCAAGAAAACTCCCAAGAAACTACTTTCCTGATGATTGAATTCCATATACCATTAAGTTCaccttaaataattttttatgtcTGAATTATTTTTCAGTGATATCTCTAATTCCAAAAAAGATAATCACTGTT
Coding sequences:
- the Pou4f2 gene encoding POU domain, class 4, transcription factor 2 is translated as MMMMSLNSKQAFSMPHAGSLHVEPKYSALHSASPGSSASAAPSASSPSSSSNAGGGGGGGGGGGGRSSSSSSSGSGGGGGGGSEAMRRACLPTPPSNIFGGLDESLLARAEALAAVDIVSQSKSHHHHPPHHSPFKPDATYHTMNTIPCTSAASSSSVPISHPSALAGTHHHHHHHHHHHHQPHQALEGELLEHLSPGLALGAMAGPDGTVVSTPAHAPHMATMNPMHQAALSMAHAHGLPSHMGCMSDVDADPRDLEAFAERFKQRRIKLGVTQADVGSALANLKIPGVGSLSQSTICRFESLTLSHNNMIALKPILQAWLEEAEKSHREKLTKPELFNGAEKKRKRTSIAAPEKRSLEAYFAIQPRPSSEKIAAIAEKLDLKKNVVRVWFCNQRQKQKRMKYSAGI